The proteins below come from a single Holdemania massiliensis genomic window:
- a CDS encoding sulfatase-like hydrolase/transferase — MEKRKNILFFIADQLRADSLGCMGNTEAATPNYDALSEEGILFENAFCQSPICVPSRCSFNTGWYPHTNGHRTIHYFLEKEDPSMMKSLKKNGYHVYLMGKSHYFDRQDEAEMAATCDLEYIGCEMSTNAIHRIGQSVSEEEIKANPYYYSFYFGEMTKEAAAKTQDDLVIERTLAMIQNHELKEPFCLYVSLNLPHPPYEVEEPWFSMFDRTQIKVQTKPIEQLKDKPSILYRIRENQNLTKLTEKDFQEIKATYYGMIAKLDNQLGRVLGALKEQGYYEDTHILAFADHGDFTGDYGLVEKTQNTFEDCLIHIPCIIRPAQGTPFQPRTSSSLIELNDLPQTVADLLHYELDYTQFGKSLTALFENEMELHEYVLSEGGRIQGEKQAMEGYTGKASIYWPRLEAQTRMPEHSKAFMVRSDQYKYVYRLFEKDEFYDLTADPWEEKNVVDDQRYRLEIAKMKDWLLKKLIETTDNVPMKTMLPGRTYGEE, encoded by the coding sequence ATGGAAAAACGAAAAAATATATTGTTTTTTATTGCGGATCAGCTGCGGGCGGACAGCTTGGGATGCATGGGAAATACAGAAGCGGCGACGCCTAATTATGATGCCTTGTCGGAAGAAGGAATTCTGTTTGAGAATGCTTTCTGTCAGTCGCCGATCTGCGTTCCAAGCCGGTGCAGCTTCAATACCGGCTGGTATCCGCACACAAACGGACATCGGACGATTCATTATTTCTTGGAAAAAGAAGATCCGAGTATGATGAAGTCGTTAAAAAAGAATGGATATCATGTTTATTTAATGGGAAAGTCGCATTATTTTGATCGCCAGGATGAGGCGGAAATGGCGGCTACCTGTGATCTGGAATACATTGGCTGTGAGATGAGCACCAACGCGATCCATCGAATCGGACAGTCGGTTTCAGAAGAAGAAATCAAAGCCAATCCCTACTACTATTCTTTCTATTTTGGAGAAATGACAAAGGAAGCAGCAGCCAAAACCCAGGATGATCTGGTCATCGAGCGAACTTTGGCGATGATTCAAAATCATGAATTAAAAGAACCGTTCTGTCTTTATGTTTCATTGAACCTTCCGCATCCGCCTTATGAGGTGGAAGAACCCTGGTTCTCGATGTTTGATCGGACGCAAATTAAGGTTCAGACAAAGCCGATTGAACAACTGAAGGATAAGCCGAGCATTCTTTATCGGATTCGTGAAAATCAGAATCTAACAAAGTTAACGGAGAAAGATTTTCAGGAAATCAAGGCGACGTATTATGGGATGATTGCGAAATTGGATAATCAGCTTGGCCGTGTTCTCGGGGCTTTAAAAGAGCAGGGCTACTATGAGGATACGCACATTCTTGCCTTTGCGGATCATGGTGATTTTACCGGCGATTATGGCTTGGTGGAAAAAACACAAAATACGTTTGAAGATTGTCTTATTCATATTCCATGCATTATTCGTCCTGCTCAGGGCACACCGTTTCAGCCGCGAACGAGTTCATCGCTGATCGAATTGAACGATTTGCCGCAGACCGTTGCAGATCTGCTTCACTATGAATTGGATTACACTCAGTTTGGAAAGTCGCTAACCGCTTTGTTTGAAAATGAGATGGAACTGCACGAGTATGTTTTGAGTGAAGGCGGCCGTATTCAGGGGGAGAAGCAGGCGATGGAAGGCTATACCGGAAAAGCGTCGATCTATTGGCCACGTTTGGAGGCTCAGACGCGCATGCCTGAGCATTCTAAGGCGTTTATGGTTCGCTCTGATCAGTATAAGTACGTTTACCGTTTGTTTGAAAAGGATGAATTTTACGATCTGACAGCGGATCCTTGGGAAGAAAAGAATGTCGTTGATGATCAGCGATATCGCTTGGAAATTGCGAAAATGAAAGACTGGCTGCTGAAAAAATTAATCGAAACCACGGATAACGTGCCAATGAAAACCATGCTTCCAGGAAGAACCTATGGAGAGGAATAG
- a CDS encoding HAD family hydrolase codes for MERSTRLVICDVDGTLVGNNRMLSPAARQVIDQLRQQGIYFGIASGRPVSEVETLLERWQIQEPFDVVIGMNGAELWDGIHGDFSDYFKLKPEWIKEIMELMAPFDLNACIYKDGGMLCQREDEMTLQSVRRSGKKIQIAQSNEEFYTQANAKIMFRTTPDRLDAAEKYAKEHPSSFYKAFRTGPFILEFADRRISKAYALKKFCEKHHFQMEEVLAFGDTSNDNEMLKASGWGVCLCNGSEDTKAAANAITEKSNNEDGFAWYMKQHFFNSGIEESQLKYDLHG; via the coding sequence GTGGAACGATCGACACGATTGGTGATTTGTGATGTAGACGGGACTTTAGTCGGCAACAACCGAATGCTGAGCCCAGCCGCGCGGCAGGTAATTGACCAGCTTCGCCAACAAGGCATATATTTTGGAATAGCTTCAGGCCGGCCGGTCAGCGAAGTTGAAACGCTTTTAGAACGGTGGCAGATTCAGGAGCCTTTCGACGTCGTTATCGGGATGAATGGCGCGGAGTTATGGGACGGCATTCATGGGGATTTTTCCGATTACTTTAAATTGAAACCGGAGTGGATCAAAGAAATTATGGAACTGATGGCGCCCTTTGATCTGAATGCCTGTATTTACAAGGATGGAGGAATGCTTTGTCAAAGAGAAGATGAGATGACGCTTCAGTCCGTTCGGCGCAGCGGGAAGAAAATCCAGATAGCGCAGAGCAATGAAGAATTTTATACGCAGGCCAACGCTAAAATCATGTTCAGAACGACACCGGACCGGCTGGATGCGGCTGAAAAATATGCCAAAGAACATCCTTCATCTTTTTATAAAGCTTTCCGAACTGGACCGTTTATTCTTGAGTTTGCCGATCGGCGGATCTCGAAAGCCTACGCGCTGAAGAAATTCTGCGAGAAGCATCATTTCCAGATGGAGGAAGTATTGGCTTTTGGTGATACTTCCAACGACAATGAAATGCTCAAGGCCAGCGGATGGGGTGTCTGCCTATGCAACGGCAGTGAAGATACAAAAGCCGCAGCCAATGCCATTACGGAGAAAAGCAACAATGAAGATGGTTTTGCTTGGTACATGAAGCAGCACTTTTTTAACAGCGGGATCGAGGAAAGTCAATTAAAATACGATCTTCATGGCTGA
- a CDS encoding PTS transporter subunit EIIC, with the protein MGKYAEFSQKVLENVGGLDNITFVAHCATRLRISYADGSKINEAAIKALPECAGIVKKANQLQIIIGPQVPDAYYDFLEVSGWKEGMNENAVNVPKEKKSILDLIADFFPPIFMPIMPALVVGGMVLAIRTLCVNYFGLDVSSGTAQLLTCFFNAGFEFLPIYIGYSYAQKLKLQPILGMFLGGVLVCSRYQSGVVTDFLGLPIEQVSYSSTIIPVILGTTLIYFLDKYLKKIIPNAVIYFVKPVVTMLIVVPVTFLWLGPLGTWLSTYIGYFVTFLMDTLGVFALPILCALCPYFVMFGVDKALSPLGIELLATLGYNNITAPQNFISNIGVGAVALAIAYSAVVRKDKVKRGMIVSTAITALCGVTEPAFYGSLISLKEALIGHAIGTVIGGFVGALFGLRTYISASCPGFLTFLSFINPETGSLQMVWYAAITAAVTVVACFMATSILIKRSESKKVIAG; encoded by the coding sequence ATGGGAAAATATGCTGAATTTTCTCAAAAAGTTTTAGAAAACGTCGGGGGATTGGACAATATTACCTTTGTTGCCCATTGTGCCACAAGACTACGGATTAGCTATGCCGACGGCAGTAAAATCAACGAAGCAGCGATTAAGGCGCTCCCGGAATGTGCGGGAATTGTAAAAAAAGCCAATCAGCTTCAAATTATTATTGGTCCACAGGTACCGGATGCTTACTACGATTTTCTGGAAGTTTCCGGTTGGAAAGAAGGCATGAATGAAAATGCCGTCAATGTTCCAAAAGAGAAAAAGTCAATTCTGGATTTGATTGCCGATTTCTTCCCGCCGATCTTCATGCCGATTATGCCGGCACTGGTCGTTGGCGGTATGGTTTTAGCCATTCGTACACTGTGCGTCAACTATTTCGGTCTGGATGTTTCCAGCGGAACAGCCCAATTGTTAACCTGTTTCTTCAATGCCGGATTTGAATTCCTGCCGATCTACATTGGTTACTCGTATGCGCAGAAACTGAAGCTGCAGCCAATTCTCGGCATGTTCTTGGGCGGAGTTCTGGTCTGCTCACGTTATCAAAGCGGAGTGGTCACTGATTTCTTGGGGTTGCCGATTGAACAAGTCAGCTATTCCTCAACGATTATTCCGGTCATCTTAGGTACGACATTGATTTACTTCCTGGATAAATACCTGAAGAAAATCATTCCTAACGCCGTTATTTACTTCGTAAAACCAGTAGTAACGATGCTGATTGTTGTACCGGTTACATTCTTATGGCTTGGCCCGTTAGGCACATGGCTGAGTACTTACATCGGTTATTTTGTCACCTTCTTAATGGACACGCTGGGTGTCTTTGCCCTGCCGATCCTGTGTGCACTGTGTCCATACTTCGTCATGTTTGGTGTGGATAAAGCACTTTCCCCACTGGGAATTGAACTGCTTGCTACTTTGGGTTACAACAACATCACAGCTCCGCAGAACTTCATTTCCAACATTGGCGTCGGTGCGGTAGCTTTGGCCATCGCCTATTCCGCCGTTGTCCGCAAAGACAAAGTTAAGCGCGGCATGATCGTGTCCACAGCCATCACAGCGCTGTGCGGCGTTACTGAACCTGCATTCTACGGGTCACTGATCTCACTGAAAGAAGCTTTAATCGGACATGCGATCGGGACGGTGATCGGCGGCTTTGTCGGTGCCCTGTTTGGCTTAAGAACCTACATTTCCGCTTCCTGCCCAGGCTTCTTAACTTTCCTGTCATTTATCAATCCGGAAACCGGAAGTCTGCAGATGGTCTGGTATGCAGCGATTACGGCAGCGGTTACGGTTGTAGCCTGCTTCATGGCAACTTCGATTTTAATCAAGCGTTCCGAAAGCAAGAAAGTGATTGCCGGATAA
- a CDS encoding PRD domain-containing protein yields MMKIIRKINNNYALARKRDGEVVVVAGRGIGFGTIPRYVTDESQIEKIYSGVDRNYIEQMGEMPENILKLSEKIVAYAKKNLTKKFSKNFVFTLADHIEFTIERIAQNMIFDFKGYYDFKYLYPREVEISKYAMKMIEEELKIKLPESELGGFVMNIVNSELKPSGNDEDVNFSPLISQITVIIEKYFNLEINRDSFNYSRFATHMIYLLRRLKDGKKTSDDNRRIYEKLLEEYPDTYRCVDEIARFLEQNIQSKLDENEMLYLILHVNRLCS; encoded by the coding sequence ATGATGAAAATTATTAGAAAAATCAATAACAATTACGCTTTAGCACGAAAACGCGACGGTGAAGTGGTTGTCGTAGCTGGCCGCGGAATCGGCTTCGGAACCATTCCTCGCTATGTGACCGATGAATCGCAGATTGAAAAAATATACAGCGGTGTAGACCGAAACTATATCGAACAAATGGGAGAAATGCCGGAGAATATTCTTAAACTCTCAGAAAAAATCGTAGCCTATGCGAAGAAAAATCTGACGAAAAAGTTTTCTAAAAATTTTGTATTTACACTGGCAGATCACATTGAATTTACGATTGAACGCATTGCACAGAACATGATCTTTGATTTCAAAGGTTATTATGACTTTAAATATTTATATCCGCGGGAAGTCGAAATTTCCAAATACGCGATGAAAATGATTGAAGAAGAATTAAAAATCAAGCTTCCTGAATCAGAATTGGGCGGCTTTGTTATGAATATTGTCAATTCCGAACTGAAGCCATCAGGCAACGATGAAGATGTTAACTTCTCACCGCTGATCAGTCAGATTACAGTCATTATTGAAAAATATTTCAACCTTGAAATCAACCGCGATTCGTTTAATTATTCCCGGTTTGCAACACACATGATCTATTTGCTGAGACGTTTGAAGGATGGCAAAAAGACCTCGGATGACAACCGCCGGATTTATGAAAAACTGTTGGAAGAATATCCTGACACCTATCGTTGTGTCGATGAAATCGCCCGTTTCCTTGAACAGAACATCCAGTCCAAACTCGATGAAAATGAAATGCTGTACCTGATCCTGCACGTCAACCGCCTTTGTTCTTAG